The Prosthecomicrobium sp. N25 genome contains a region encoding:
- a CDS encoding c-type cytochrome, with translation MKRILLVLVVLALAAGAVVWILTAPKPLAAAALPAHKADPANGERVFWTGGCASCHAAKGAKDADRLKLGGGQAFATPFGTFYAPNISPDPVAGIGRWSELDLVNAMQRGVSPEGRHYYPAFPYGSYVRMKTEDVVDLAAFLKSLPAVSEPSKPHDLPFPFNIRRGLGLWKLLYLDPAPVTALAPDAPAEIQRGRHIVEGAGHCGECHTPRNAIGGPDRSRWLAGAKALEGDGKIPNITPDTSALGGWSAKDIAYYLESGLTPDGDSVGGPMATVVDNMAKLPAEDRNAIAAYLKAVPPRPKQ, from the coding sequence ATGAAGCGCATCCTCCTCGTCCTCGTCGTCCTCGCCCTGGCAGCCGGGGCCGTCGTCTGGATCCTGACCGCCCCGAAGCCGCTCGCCGCCGCCGCGCTGCCGGCCCACAAGGCGGATCCGGCGAACGGCGAGCGGGTGTTCTGGACGGGCGGCTGCGCCTCCTGCCACGCCGCCAAGGGTGCCAAGGACGCGGATCGCCTGAAGCTCGGCGGCGGCCAGGCCTTCGCGACCCCGTTCGGCACCTTCTACGCCCCGAACATCTCGCCCGATCCCGTGGCCGGCATCGGCCGCTGGAGCGAACTGGACCTCGTCAACGCCATGCAGCGCGGCGTATCGCCCGAGGGCCGGCACTACTATCCGGCCTTCCCCTACGGCTCCTATGTGCGCATGAAGACCGAGGACGTCGTCGACCTCGCGGCGTTCCTGAAGTCTCTGCCGGCCGTCTCGGAGCCCTCGAAGCCCCACGACCTGCCCTTCCCCTTCAACATCCGCCGCGGCCTCGGGCTCTGGAAGCTGCTCTACCTCGACCCCGCCCCCGTCACGGCGCTCGCCCCCGACGCTCCCGCGGAAATCCAGCGCGGCCGGCATATCGTCGAAGGCGCCGGCCACTGCGGCGAATGCCACACGCCCCGCAACGCGATCGGCGGTCCGGACAGGAGCCGATGGCTCGCCGGCGCGAAGGCGCTCGAGGGCGACGGCAAGATCCCCAACATCACCCCCGACACGTCCGCCCTCGGCGGATGGTCCGCCAAGGACATCGCCTACTACCTGGAGAGCGGCCTCACCCCGGACGGCGATTCGGTCGGCGGCCCGATGGCGACCGTGGTCGACAACATGGCGAAGCTGCCGGCGGAAGACCGCAACGCCATCGCGGCCTACCTGAAGGCGGTGCCGCCCCGCCCCAAGCAGTAG
- a CDS encoding c-type cytochrome gives MKSGLKWLAVAAGVVALGGTALAQADAIKQRQETMKAIGGAMGGMAKMLKGEEPYDAAKAKAAVETIAARAKGFDALFPKGSETGAETAAAPKIWADPNGFKAALAKLEQTAGAQAATAGKDLDGLKASVGALGGACKGCHDDYRLKKS, from the coding sequence ATGAAGTCTGGATTGAAGTGGCTGGCCGTCGCGGCCGGCGTGGTCGCGCTCGGGGGCACCGCCCTCGCGCAAGCTGACGCGATCAAGCAGCGCCAGGAGACCATGAAGGCCATCGGCGGCGCCATGGGCGGCATGGCCAAGATGCTCAAGGGCGAGGAGCCCTATGATGCGGCCAAGGCCAAGGCTGCGGTGGAGACGATCGCCGCCCGCGCCAAGGGCTTCGACGCGCTCTTCCCGAAGGGCTCGGAGACCGGCGCCGAAACCGCGGCGGCCCCGAAGATCTGGGCAGATCCGAACGGCTTCAAGGCGGCCCTCGCCAAGCTCGAGCAGACCGCCGGCGCCCAGGCGGCGACCGCCGGCAAGGACCTCGACGGCCTGAAGGCCTCGGTGGGCGCCCTCGGCGGCGCCTGCAAGGGGTGCCACGACGACTATCGCCTGAAGAAGAGCTGA
- a CDS encoding nuclear transport factor 2 family protein, with translation MARMETLELVRAYYDCFNRRDIPGTLALLTPDVIHDVSQGEREHGLDQFAVCVDRMNRCYREQVLDLVIMATDSGDNAAAEFVVEGRYMETDRHHPSEIELPEARGQSYRIRGRALFEIRDERIARVTDWYDLQEWLRQVGT, from the coding sequence ATGGCCCGCATGGAAACGCTCGAACTCGTACGCGCCTACTACGACTGCTTCAATCGCCGCGACATCCCTGGGACCCTCGCGCTGCTGACCCCCGACGTCATCCACGACGTGAGCCAGGGCGAGCGTGAACACGGCCTCGACCAGTTCGCCGTCTGCGTGGACCGGATGAACCGGTGCTATCGCGAACAGGTGCTCGACCTCGTGATCATGGCGACCGACAGCGGCGACAACGCGGCCGCGGAGTTCGTGGTGGAGGGCCGGTACATGGAGACCGACCGGCACCACCCGTCCGAAATCGAGCTGCCCGAAGCCCGCGGCCAGAGCTACCGCATCCGCGGCCGCGCGCTTTTCGAGATCCGCGACGAGAGGATCGCCCGGGTCACCGACTGGTACGACCTGCAGGAATGGCTTCGTCAGGTCGGCACCTGA
- a CDS encoding sarcosine oxidase subunit beta family protein → MRFSLFSLVRNAFSAHRDWPEQWRSPEPKAAYDVVVIGAGGHGLATAYYLAAEHGITNVAVLEKGWLGGGNTGRNTTIIRSNYLWEESEALYDHALDLWQDLSQVLNYNVMYSPRGVMMLAHTVHDVQVSKRHVHANRLAGIQNEWLTPEQAKDFCPPLNISQDIRYPVMGAALQRKGGVARHDAVAWGYARAASALGVDIIQNCEVKAIRRDASGAVEAVETTRGAIRTKKIGVVAAGHTSVVMGMAGVRMPLESYPLQALVSEPLKPVFPCVVMSNTIHAYISQSDKGDLVIGAGTDQYVSYSQTGGLHITTHTLDAICELFPMFRRVRMLRNWGGIVDVTPDRSPILAKTPVPGLYVNCGWGTGGFKATPGSGHVFAHTIARDEPHPKNAAFTLERFRDGRLIDEAAAAAVAH, encoded by the coding sequence TTGCGCTTTTCGCTGTTTTCGCTCGTCCGCAATGCCTTCTCGGCCCATCGCGACTGGCCCGAGCAATGGCGGTCGCCGGAGCCGAAGGCCGCCTACGACGTGGTGGTGATCGGGGCCGGCGGGCACGGTCTCGCCACGGCCTACTACCTGGCGGCCGAGCACGGGATCACTAATGTGGCCGTCCTGGAGAAAGGGTGGCTCGGCGGCGGCAACACGGGCCGGAACACCACCATCATCCGCTCCAACTACCTCTGGGAGGAGTCGGAGGCGCTCTACGACCACGCGCTCGACCTGTGGCAGGACCTCAGCCAGGTGCTGAACTACAACGTCATGTACTCGCCGCGCGGGGTCATGATGCTGGCCCACACGGTCCACGACGTGCAGGTGTCCAAGCGCCACGTGCACGCCAACCGGCTCGCCGGGATCCAGAACGAGTGGTTGACGCCCGAGCAGGCGAAGGACTTCTGCCCGCCGCTCAACATCTCGCAGGACATCCGATACCCGGTGATGGGGGCGGCCCTGCAGCGCAAGGGCGGGGTGGCGCGGCACGACGCGGTGGCCTGGGGCTATGCGCGAGCGGCCTCGGCGCTCGGCGTCGACATCATCCAGAATTGCGAGGTGAAGGCGATCCGGCGCGACGCGTCCGGCGCGGTCGAGGCGGTCGAGACGACCCGGGGCGCGATCCGCACCAAGAAGATCGGCGTGGTGGCGGCCGGGCACACGTCGGTGGTGATGGGCATGGCGGGCGTGCGCATGCCGCTCGAGAGCTATCCGCTGCAGGCGCTCGTGTCGGAGCCCCTGAAGCCGGTCTTCCCCTGCGTGGTGATGTCCAACACCATCCACGCCTACATCTCCCAGTCCGACAAGGGCGATCTGGTGATCGGGGCGGGGACGGACCAGTACGTCTCCTACTCGCAGACGGGCGGGCTGCATATCACCACCCACACGCTCGACGCCATCTGCGAGCTGTTCCCCATGTTCAGGCGCGTGCGGATGCTGCGGAACTGGGGCGGCATCGTCGACGTGACGCCGGACCGTTCGCCGATCCTCGCCAAGACCCCGGTCCCCGGGCTCTACGTGAACTGCGGCTGGGGCACGGGCGGGTTCAAGGCGACGCCCGGCTCCGGCCACGTCTTCGCCCACACCATCGCGCGCGACGAGCCGCACCCGAAGAACGCGGCCTTCACCCTGGAGCGGTTCCGGGACGGACGGCTCATCGACGAGGCGGCCGCCGCGGCCGTCGCGCACTGA
- a CDS encoding sarcosine oxidase subunit delta has translation MLLITCPVCGPRPEIEFRNMGEAHVARPAPDAATDQDMAAFLYLRSNPKGLIAERWRHVHGCARFFNAVRHTVTDKFVTTYPAGSPAPDLAALAAELAEREAAR, from the coding sequence ATGCTGCTCATCACCTGCCCCGTCTGCGGGCCACGGCCCGAGATCGAGTTCCGCAACATGGGCGAGGCCCATGTGGCCCGGCCCGCGCCGGATGCCGCCACGGACCAGGACATGGCCGCGTTCCTGTATCTCCGCTCGAACCCGAAGGGCCTCATCGCCGAGCGCTGGCGGCATGTGCACGGCTGCGCGCGCTTCTTCAACGCGGTCCGGCACACGGTCACCGACAAGTTCGTGACGACCTACCCGGCGGGCTCGCCGGCGCCCGACCTCGCGGCGCTCGCGGCCGAACTGGCCGAGCGGGAGGCCGCCCGATGA
- a CDS encoding sarcosine oxidase subunit alpha family protein: MNAFRTAEGGRIRRQKPVRFNFDGREHMGYEGDTLASALIANGVHLVARSFKYHRPRGIITAGAEEMNALVTVRRDRARETPNLRATQVEVYEGLAAESQNRWPSLGFDAGAVNDLMSPIFVSGFYYKTFMWPKGFWEKVYEPKIRAAAGLGKAPELPDPDRYQTRFAHCDVLVVGAGPAGLAAAVAAMEAGARVILVDEQAEFGGSLLHEAGATIEGQPALKWASDLILALALSDRVTCLTRTTAFGYFADNFVALAERITDHLAAPSEHLPRERLWQVRAKEVVIAGGAIERPLVFPENDRPGILLADAGRTYLNRYGALVGRRVVVATACDSAYLAARDLKRAGAEVPAILDLRTEPGAAAEIAREAGIRVEAGATVVGTAGRLRVKSVKAGKVGPDGSVRKSESIGCDALLMSGGWTPTLHLFSQSRGKLRWDAERGTFLPGRSAERERSAGAANGTFDLGAVLDEGYAAGAAAARAAGLSPRGAKTFSVAGATSPSGHTLGALPHHRNAARVKAFVDFQHDVTAKDIKLAVREGFRSIEHVKRYTTTGMATDQGKTSNMNALAIAAGQLGNSIPEVGLTTFRMPYTPTTFGIFANTSRGDLFDPVRKTPMHGWAEAQGAVFENVGQWKRAWYFPRAGETMHQAVDRECRTVRAAVGMFDASTLGKIEVVGPDAAEFLNRMYVNPFLKLEPGRLRYGIMTRDDGFVYDDGVIGRVAEDRFHVTTTTGGAPRVLSLMEDYLQTEWPGLRVWLTSTTEQWAVIAVQGPKAREVLMPLVEGIDLSRSAMPHMSAREGMICGIPCRLWRVSFTGELGFEINVPSSFGRGVWDLVWREVEKHGGCAYGTEAMHVLRAEKGYIIVGQDTDGTVTPDEAGVGWAVGKAKADFVGKRGLARADLKHPDRKQLVGLATADPAVVLEEGAQITPMQNPPARTHAIGHVTSSYASPTVGRSIALALVERGRSRMGETLYVPMPNGSIPVTVVDPVFYDKEGARLDP; encoded by the coding sequence ATGAACGCCTTCCGCACGGCAGAAGGGGGCCGCATCCGCCGGCAGAAGCCGGTCCGCTTCAATTTCGACGGCCGGGAGCACATGGGCTACGAGGGCGACACGCTCGCCTCGGCGCTGATCGCCAACGGCGTCCACCTGGTCGCCCGCTCGTTCAAGTACCATCGTCCGCGCGGCATCATTACGGCCGGCGCGGAGGAGATGAACGCGCTCGTGACGGTCCGGCGGGACCGGGCGAGGGAGACGCCGAACCTGCGCGCCACGCAGGTGGAGGTCTACGAGGGGCTCGCGGCGGAGAGCCAGAACCGTTGGCCGAGCCTCGGCTTCGACGCCGGCGCGGTCAACGACCTGATGTCGCCGATCTTCGTGTCCGGCTTCTACTACAAGACCTTCATGTGGCCGAAGGGCTTCTGGGAAAAGGTCTACGAGCCGAAGATCCGCGCCGCCGCGGGCCTCGGCAAGGCGCCGGAACTGCCCGACCCGGACCGCTACCAGACCCGCTTCGCCCATTGCGACGTGCTCGTCGTCGGCGCGGGGCCGGCCGGGCTCGCGGCGGCGGTCGCCGCCATGGAGGCGGGCGCGCGGGTGATCCTGGTCGACGAGCAGGCGGAGTTCGGCGGCTCGCTCCTGCACGAGGCCGGGGCGACCATCGAGGGCCAGCCCGCCCTCAAGTGGGCGTCGGACCTGATCCTGGCGCTCGCGTTGTCCGACCGGGTGACCTGCCTGACCCGGACCACCGCCTTCGGCTACTTCGCCGACAACTTCGTGGCGCTGGCCGAGCGGATCACCGACCACCTCGCCGCCCCGTCCGAGCATCTGCCGCGCGAGCGGCTGTGGCAGGTCAGGGCCAAGGAGGTGGTGATCGCCGGCGGGGCGATCGAGCGGCCGCTGGTATTCCCGGAGAACGACCGGCCGGGCATCCTGCTCGCCGATGCGGGGCGGACCTACCTCAACCGCTACGGCGCCCTGGTGGGCCGCAGGGTCGTGGTGGCGACCGCCTGCGACAGCGCCTACCTGGCGGCGCGCGACCTGAAGCGGGCCGGCGCCGAGGTGCCGGCGATCCTGGACCTCAGGACGGAGCCGGGCGCGGCGGCGGAGATCGCCCGGGAGGCCGGGATCCGGGTCGAGGCCGGGGCGACGGTCGTCGGCACGGCCGGGCGGCTCCGGGTGAAGTCGGTGAAGGCCGGCAAGGTCGGGCCCGACGGGTCGGTCCGCAAGTCCGAGTCGATCGGCTGCGACGCGCTCCTGATGTCGGGCGGCTGGACGCCGACGCTGCACCTGTTCTCCCAGTCGCGCGGCAAGCTGCGCTGGGACGCCGAACGGGGCACCTTCCTGCCGGGCCGGTCGGCCGAGCGGGAGCGCTCGGCAGGCGCCGCCAACGGGACCTTCGACCTCGGCGCGGTGCTCGACGAGGGCTACGCGGCCGGCGCGGCGGCGGCGCGGGCGGCCGGGCTTTCCCCGCGGGGCGCCAAGACCTTCTCGGTCGCGGGCGCCACGAGCCCCTCGGGGCACACGCTCGGGGCGCTGCCGCACCACCGCAACGCGGCGCGCGTGAAGGCCTTCGTGGACTTCCAGCACGACGTCACGGCCAAGGACATCAAGCTCGCCGTGCGTGAGGGCTTCCGGTCGATCGAGCACGTCAAGCGCTACACGACGACCGGCATGGCGACCGACCAGGGCAAGACCTCGAACATGAATGCCCTGGCGATCGCGGCGGGGCAGCTCGGCAACTCGATCCCGGAGGTGGGCCTCACCACCTTCCGCATGCCCTACACCCCGACCACCTTCGGCATTTTCGCCAACACGTCGCGGGGCGATCTCTTCGATCCCGTCCGCAAGACGCCCATGCACGGCTGGGCGGAGGCGCAAGGGGCGGTCTTCGAGAATGTCGGCCAATGGAAGCGGGCCTGGTACTTCCCGCGGGCCGGGGAGACTATGCACCAGGCGGTCGACCGGGAGTGCCGGACGGTGCGCGCGGCGGTCGGGATGTTCGACGCCTCGACTCTCGGCAAGATCGAGGTGGTCGGGCCGGACGCGGCCGAGTTCCTGAACCGGATGTACGTCAACCCGTTCCTGAAGCTCGAGCCGGGGCGGCTGCGCTACGGAATCATGACCCGCGACGACGGCTTCGTTTACGACGACGGCGTCATCGGCCGGGTGGCGGAGGACCGGTTCCACGTCACCACGACGACGGGCGGCGCGCCGCGCGTGCTGTCGCTCATGGAGGACTACCTGCAGACCGAGTGGCCGGGCCTGAGGGTCTGGCTCACCTCCACGACGGAGCAGTGGGCGGTCATCGCCGTGCAGGGCCCGAAAGCGCGCGAGGTGCTGATGCCGCTCGTCGAGGGGATCGACCTGTCGCGGTCGGCGATGCCCCACATGAGCGCCCGCGAGGGGATGATCTGCGGCATCCCGTGCCGGCTCTGGCGGGTCAGCTTCACGGGGGAGCTCGGCTTTGAGATCAACGTGCCGTCGAGCTTTGGGCGGGGCGTCTGGGACCTCGTCTGGCGCGAGGTCGAGAAGCACGGGGGCTGCGCCTACGGCACGGAGGCGATGCACGTGCTGCGCGCCGAGAAGGGCTACATCATCGTTGGCCAAGACACCGACGGCACGGTGACGCCGGACGAGGCCGGGGTCGGCTGGGCGGTCGGCAAGGCCAAGGCGGACTTCGTCGGCAAGCGCGGGCTGGCGCGGGCGGACCTGAAGCACCCGGACCGCAAGCAGCTGGTGGGGCTGGCCACGGCGGACCCGGCGGTGGTGCTGGAGGAGGGGGCGCAGATCACGCCCATGCAGAACCCGCCGGCGCGGACCCATGCCATCGGGCACGTCACGTCGTCCTACGCCTCGCCCACGGTCGGCCGGTCGATCGCGCTGGCGCTGGTGGAGCGGGGCCGGTCCCGGATGGGCGAGACCCTCTATGTGCCGATGCCGAACGGCTCGATCCCAGTCACGGTGGTCGATCCCGTCTTCTACGACAAGGAGGGTGCTCGCCTTGACCCTTGA
- a CDS encoding sarcosine oxidase subunit gamma encodes MTLEIAERRGALDGLPPFPKTPRVTLVGVGPLTRFLVRGSPAAAAQLSRAFGPVLSAEPLRANDAGGRAALWLGPDEWLLLARDGEGPAILSVIGTMLTEPISLVDVSSRNTGMLLSGSRATDVLAAGCPLDLHETAFPKGMCTRTLYGKAEIVLWRQAADRYHIECWRSFVPYVHGLMAEAAREYLAG; translated from the coding sequence TTGACCCTTGAGATCGCGGAGCGCCGCGGCGCGCTCGACGGCCTGCCGCCCTTTCCGAAGACCCCGCGGGTGACCCTCGTCGGGGTCGGGCCGCTGACGCGCTTCCTGGTGCGCGGCTCGCCCGCCGCGGCGGCGCAGCTGTCGCGCGCCTTCGGGCCGGTCCTGTCGGCCGAACCGCTCAGGGCCAACGACGCCGGGGGCCGCGCGGCGCTCTGGCTGGGGCCGGACGAATGGCTGCTCCTCGCCCGGGACGGGGAGGGGCCGGCGATCCTCAGCGTGATCGGCACCATGCTGACCGAGCCGATCAGCCTCGTGGACGTGTCGAGCCGCAACACCGGGATGCTGCTGTCGGGATCGCGCGCCACCGACGTGCTGGCGGCGGGCTGCCCGCTCGACCTGCACGAGACGGCCTTCCCCAAAGGCATGTGTACCCGTACGCTCTACGGCAAGGCCGAGATCGTGCTCTGGCGGCAGGCCGCGGACCGGTACCACATCGAGTGCTGGCGCAGCTTCGTGCCCTACGTTCACGGGCTCATGGCCGAGGCGGCGCGGGAATACCTGGCGGGGTAG
- a CDS encoding L-serine ammonia-lyase — MISVFDLFKIGIGPSSSHTVGPMRAGKAFVDGLGPDLGRVARIEVRLFGSLAWTGKGHGTDKAVMLGLAGEVPDTVDPDRANAIPAALAAERRLRLPGGRTIDFDPGRDIVFDMVTPTDGHPNTLAFAAYAADGATLRGETWYSIGGGFVVREGEALVDESEAAALPFPYRSGADLLAMGAASGLSFADMVRANEAVWRDEAAVLAHLDRVIDTMMLCIDRGMRTDGELPGGLRLKRRAKPLLDGLEADRARNLRLPHEVMDWISLFALAVNEENAAGGRVVTAPTNGAAGVVPAVLRYYRDFCPGANRAGMHVFLLTATAIGGLFKMNASISGAEVGCQGEVGVACSMASAGLAAALGGSNAQVENAAEIGMEHHLGMTCDPIGGLVQIPCIERNAFGAVKAINAASMALRGDGTHKVSLDQVIATMHQTGRDMASKYKETSQGGLAVNVPEC, encoded by the coding sequence ATGATCAGCGTCTTCGACCTCTTCAAGATCGGTATCGGCCCGTCGTCGTCGCACACGGTCGGCCCGATGCGCGCCGGCAAGGCCTTCGTGGACGGGCTCGGACCGGATCTCGGCCGGGTGGCGCGGATCGAGGTGCGCCTCTTCGGATCACTCGCCTGGACCGGCAAGGGCCACGGGACCGACAAGGCCGTCATGCTAGGGCTCGCCGGGGAGGTGCCGGACACGGTCGATCCGGACCGGGCGAACGCGATCCCGGCCGCCCTCGCCGCCGAGCGACGGCTCCGCCTACCGGGCGGCCGGACGATCGACTTCGACCCGGGGCGGGACATCGTCTTCGACATGGTGACCCCCACCGACGGGCACCCGAACACGCTCGCCTTCGCGGCCTATGCGGCGGACGGCGCGACGCTCCGGGGCGAGACCTGGTACTCGATCGGCGGCGGCTTCGTGGTGCGCGAGGGGGAGGCGCTGGTCGACGAGAGCGAGGCGGCCGCGCTGCCGTTCCCCTACCGGTCGGGGGCGGACCTGCTCGCCATGGGGGCCGCGTCCGGGCTCTCCTTCGCCGACATGGTCCGGGCCAACGAGGCGGTCTGGCGCGACGAGGCCGCCGTCCTCGCCCATCTCGACCGCGTGATCGACACGATGATGCTGTGCATCGACCGCGGCATGCGGACGGACGGCGAGCTGCCCGGCGGGCTCAGGCTGAAGCGGCGGGCGAAGCCGCTCCTGGACGGGCTCGAAGCCGACCGGGCGCGGAACCTGCGCCTGCCGCACGAGGTGATGGACTGGATCAGCCTGTTCGCGCTCGCCGTCAACGAGGAGAATGCCGCGGGCGGCCGGGTCGTCACCGCGCCGACCAACGGGGCGGCGGGCGTGGTCCCGGCGGTGCTGCGCTACTACCGCGACTTCTGCCCGGGCGCGAACCGGGCCGGCATGCACGTCTTCCTCCTGACCGCAACGGCGATCGGCGGGCTCTTCAAGATGAACGCCTCGATCTCGGGCGCCGAGGTCGGCTGCCAGGGCGAGGTCGGGGTCGCCTGCTCGATGGCCTCGGCGGGGCTCGCCGCCGCGCTCGGGGGCTCGAACGCCCAGGTGGAGAACGCCGCCGAGATCGGCATGGAGCACCATCTCGGCATGACCTGCGACCCGATCGGCGGCCTGGTCCAGATCCCCTGCATCGAGCGCAACGCCTTCGGGGCCGTCAAGGCGATCAACGCCGCCTCCATGGCGCTCAGGGGCGACGGCACCCACAAGGTCAGCCTCGACCAGGTGATCGCGACCATGCACCAGACGGGCCGCGACATGGCCTCGAAGTACAAGGAGACGTCCCAGGGCGGGCTCGCCGTCAACGTGCCAGAGTGCTGA